ACCACAAGGATATTAATTCTGCCAAGAACCAAGGGGCTCAGAAAAGgaccccagattctagtgcagacAGATGCCTTTACTTCAAACTTGTGAGACTGAGCACCCAGCCATGCCATGCCCAGACTCCTGAACTAAGGACTGAGATAATAAGTAAGTCTTGCTTTAAAACACTAATCTGTGGTAatctgttatgcagcaatagaaaactaatacactcaGGAACTTTCTCATATATAAGTAAATAACAGTATGTCTAGTGGTTAAGTTTTTCAGACTTCATTTTACAAACAACCTATCCAATTGctttaagaataaaattgtttCACAATTGACATGAAACACTGTGTACTATCTCCTTAATACTTCTCATCCTaacattaaaaatcattaaatttgTTAGTCAAAATTCACTGAAAAACTTGAGGTCACCTTTTTCCTGACCAGTCGCCCAAAGGTGGGCACGGTGTACAGAGCTCAAACTGGACCAGCAGGCGCAGCCCCCTGCTGCTCCCAGACTCAGCCTCGGAGCGGGCTCGGCGGGGTGGGCGGGTAGAGGTGAGCTTAGTCCAGACTGACAGGGGACTGAGAAATGGATGCGGTACACCTCTTTAATTTCTAAACGTCCCTTTAATCCCTCTTTTTCTCAGGAGAAGCCGCGCTCTCACACTGTGGCTGGGCCGCCTCGCACGCAGTTGCTTTACGAACTCCCGAAACATCTAGCGAGTTTCCATCGCCCACTAAGGATCACTGGGGCCACTCAAGGTGCAGCCGGCGGGCCGTTCGCATTATTTTCAAAAGATCTTTCAGACTCAGAAATTGTGCTCCTTGTTCGCTCTGTCCGCAGACTTAGGGAGGGAGCGGCCACTAAAACGGGATCCAGCATCTTCCTCCCTGGGTCGCAGTGCACAACAAGCATCCACCCGAGCTTCCTTACCAGGAACAGACCTTGCCTACCCACTGCGCCTGCGCCAATAGCTGGCTCCGGCGACGGCTGAAAAAAGGGGCAGGACCTCCCCGCGTAGGGCGGGGCCCAAAGGCTCGTCGCGCCTGCGCACAGAGCCCCACGGCGTCCTGCGTCGTTACTTTTGAAACGAGTGGCGGGGAACTGCTCTGGAAGCCCCTGGTGTCGCTGTCTGCAGGGTGGAAGCGCGTGCCTTCGTCCGTGAGCTTGGCCATGGCGCTGCAGCTCTCCCGGGAGCAAGGCATCACCCTGCGCGGGAGCGCCGAAATCGTGGCCGAGTTCTTCTGTAAGTTCTCCTCGCGCAGCAGGAGGGCGGGAAGAACTGAGCCCAGGCCGCCTGGTAGGCCCGCGGCTGGCCTCCGAGGCGGGGAAGCCGGGTGGGCCCGAGTGGCCCCGAATTCAGGCCTTCTCAGCCTGCAGGAGGAATCGGGGAAGAGGCGGGTGCAGGCGCGACTTCTGGACGCATTGCTAATGGTGGAGGAGGCCTAGGGCTGCGGAGGCCTGCCTCGCGACGCAGCCCCTTCGCCGGGAGCATTTCTTTAAAGCGCCGATCCtccttcccccgccccctccccaggtgAATCTGGAGTTGAAGGTGATGGGACTAGATTTCCGGAAGCACTGTTCTGGACCAGGCCGGTTGTACCTTCTGATAGAACCTGACAGGACTTGTgagaagaaatggaggaaaagagaCAGGGAGAGGCTTGCCTGGGGCACTGGACTGCCAATCAGTTGCCTATTTTGACATCCTTTAACCATATAATCTGAATTTGGTCTTCATTTCAAATTCTTGAAATGAAATTTGGCAGCAGTAGATTAACGCAGTTTGGTATCTTTCATTGTcacataaatactttttttttgcaGGCGCTTTCTCtcttaaaagtaaaatgttaagGATTTTTTAATGCCACTTTGTACCTACTCTGCTTTCAGCAAAACACGCAGAAACACCTGTGTTTAGACATCTGCAACCTTACACCATTACTGAAACTACAGCCACAGCTAACTGCTTTATTTCCCTAATTATTACAAAGTGATAATGACCTTGCtgtaacatttcttttgttttcagcatTTGGCATCAACAGCATTTTATATCAGCGTGGTATATATCCATCTGAAACCTTTACTCGAGTGCAGAAATATGGACTCACTTTGCTTGTAACCACTGATCCTGAGCTCATAAAATACCTAAATAATGTCGTGGAACAACTAAAAGGTATTTAATTGATGGAAACAGTTTTGAGTTTTGCAGACCTTCTAGGATCCACATTTTCTAGCATCTTGGTGATCATTTTTCAGCTCTGAGCATAGTGGTGTAAAATACACCACTGTCTCAAATATAGTGAATCAACTGGGAGGAAACAAATGATACATAAATTGAAAGAAATCCCACCATTCCCCCACCACATTTTGAGTTGGCTGCATATTTTAATGCTAGGAATCTGATATGACTTAACAAAACAATCTCCATCAACTCCTTTAAAATGACTATTGCAGTTTATGTAACCTAATGGGACACACTAGAATTTTACGTAGTTATGATGGTGTTCATTATTTGAGAAAAATCCACTATgtattcttaatatattttttgtaatTGCTTGGAGTCTAAAGCCATTGTTGTATTAAGAtcaagaaattaaaactgaattcAGCCTGGGaactaaacttgaaaaaaaaaaaatgaagaactaCTAAATAATAGAGTACCCATTAAAATTTTCTTACTTTTCACCtatttctatttgtctttttaaaaaattctgcctGTGAGTCAGTAAGCCTTTTTCTATCTGAAcactcattttttccttttagttcaaGAAGTTACAGTATTGTTGGATCAATATTTGTTTTCCAtctattccttttcttcttctaaaaTTCTTGTTAGTTTCTCTTTCATGTTTCTCTCCTTTTAGAATTCTCACTtctaatttttctctgttgtagGATAGTTCTCCCTATCTACCCATTTGATCTTCTAAAATACTAGTTCTAAAAAAACACTATggtcctcatctttttttttattttaaaatttatgaattttttttttgttgtttcaaatagtttcatttttaaattacatcattttattttcattaacttgAGGGCTAAATCACCCATAGTCATTCATAGGGCTGCATTCAGATTATCTGGCATGGAACCTCTAGGCAACAATGCATCTATGTCTTCATCTTAATTTGATGGAGAAGCAAGCCTTGCCTAAGCTACTGGTTTTTGGGTTGTCTCCTTTGAGACTAATGGCGTTTCACCTCAGATGTATCTAGaccttcttatttaacttcttgcttttattttagtTAAAATGGAGGGATTGGTCTTTACAGGCAAATTGTTCAGTCTGTTTTAAATCCCATTCCTCTAGCCTACTTAGGAACTTTACCCTATTCCTTCTCTCTTGTACTGTcaacttgtttgttttgattattcCCATCGGTTTCATTTctttgcaattttaaatggggaaaaaaattatcacCTACCCTAGATTTTCAAATTACCATCTAATCTCTCCTTTTCAGAACTAAACTGATAAAAGTTGTTCATATATGCCAGGGGTAAGCAAGGCTGACAGGCCAAATCCAGCAAGTGGCCTATTTTTGTATTGCCTGCAAgctaagaatattttatatttttaaagggttgtttttaaaaagactatgtactaggagtttgagatttgcaaatgataacaattatatataaaaatagattaaaaaagcaatttttttctgtataacacagggaactatattcagtatcttgtaataacctttaatgaaaaagaatatgaaaatgaatgtatgtgtatatatgcatgactgggacatggaggctgtacaccagaaattgatcaTTGTAAttgatgatacttcaattaaaaaaaaaaaagactaacctAGTTAGCCCACAAgccttaaatatttctaaattattttctatcccaagaaacaaaaaactGCTGATTCCTGAATATACTATCCCAATTTCTAAGATTAATTCAGGACTCAATCTGTGAGGCCCTCTTCCTATAGTCTCTCTCTAGTTGATCTCTTACAAAGGTTCAGTAATAACCTTTGTGTAATTGACTCACTAACCTCTTCTAACTCTCGGCTCATATACTGAGTGGCTCCTTCGATGCCTTAATGTGGCTATCCCAGATCTACTTCAGACTCAgcatattaaaaactaaatttgaaaTCATCTCCATTTCAGTTCTCTTTCCTCTCAGTGAATGAGTCAACCATCCAACTAGAATATAAATCAGAAACTTGGGATTTAGCCCTGATTTATTCTTCTTTACTCTCAGAGGTAATCCAATAAATCTTAACAATTTTAACCATGAAATCTCTTGACTCTGTCTACTGCTCCATCTCTACCAGTTTATCCTCCTACAAGCCTTTATTACATCTTGCTTGAATTACTAATTAGTGTCTGTACATCCCCTATTTACCTCCAATTCACTCCCCACATCACATCCAGAATGATAGTTTTGAAATACAAGTCTAATTACTTCATACCCTGCTTCAAACACAGTAATGACCTCCTTAGTTCTTAAAGTATAATTTCCTTAATTTGGCCCACATGGCCTTTCATGGTCTGGCCCCTGTTTATCTTGCCAGACTTGCCTTGTTCATTCTCCCTTTCTTAACTGCCATTGTACTGGCCTTTCAGTCCTCTGACCTGATGCTCTTCCCTTTCGCGTCTTTAAGACATATACCTCTTTCCTATCCTTTTGCATATTTAATGTTGCTGATTCTTAGGACTAAATTCAAACCATCCCTGAGTGACtcaaattttcctattttatgcTTTTATAGCACCATATATCACACCTTCATAGCAGTTATCACAATTATAATTCATGTTTATTGGTGCAATGATTAATACCATCTCCTACACTCTTCCCGTCGATTGGGATGGAAGTACCACATATTCACTACCTGCCCTCAGCACCCAGTACTATACCTAGCACAAATACTGAGAATTTGAAAGCAGCAGCTAGGTCATTGATGGGGCGAGTTTTCTCTACAATTTGGAGGAGATCCAAAATAGCAGTGGTAGAAATTTCCTGAAAGTAGGGAGGGGGACCTGGGAAGAAAGTTGGTTTGTAATGCAGTGCACCAAAAAAAGATGCCTTGTTATGTATTGCAGAATGGTTATACAAATGTTCAGTTCAGAAACTGGTGGTAGTCATCTCAAATATTGAAAGTGGTGAGGTCCTTGAAAGATGGCAGTTTGATATTGAGTGTGACAAGACTGCAAAAGATGACAGGTAAGTATGAATTAAATTATTTCCACTTTCATGTGTTTATTCTAAAACTTGTTTTCTTTACTAAATGAGTTCTAATTATATTGAATAAGTTTCATTTAAGGTATACTTTTTTTAAGATGTTTAATTTGATCTTCAGTCTCCTACGGAAAAGAACTGTGCTCACTTGGCGTATCACTGGCTTGTATAGATAGTGTACTTTTAACATAATTGCCTTTAGTCTGAACTGGTGAATTTCAGACTAGTGTTTCTGGTGGTATATGCAAAATTACACATAATGTACTAGGTGGCCCATTTAATGAACTGTCAATTCattaaaaattgttaattttttaattgataattcataaaagaaattatttttaaaaaggacttttaACCATAAGGGATTATTAGACTCTCCCAGTTTAAGACGCAGCTCTACTGTATTTCATTTAATGCTACAAGTTTCCTAAGACTGTTCATAAACTCTGAAGTTTCCAGATGATGTGAGTGGGAAATGCCCATCATTATATGCTAATGTCTAGCATTAGCGTAGGCATGCTTCCCTGTAAATTCAGAGCCATTTCTCATAATGAAATGTAGTTTGCTTCTGAAGCCTTTGGTCAATTTTAGGAAATTTTTAGCATATAAAAATAATgtgatatataatttaatatcttTGAGGAATAAGGAACTAGACATTTAGGCATTACTAAAAATGCCAGAATATTTGTaacaattaaatattttagatactacttattatttttattttttaagagttcCTGATGTTTTCCTGACTTGGAGCATTTGGAAGATTTTTCTGGTCATCTGATACAAAATGACCTGATACTAATATCAACCCTAAAATATGAttagaagaataaatgaaataataaaaacacatatTATGCCTATTGTGTTAAAGGTCCTTAGGATATACTTATACTTTTTTTTGTAATTCCTTTTTAATGCATTACTTAATTGATTTTGAAAGCATTTAATCAGATAAtcttactaaaattttaaataacttgttaaaacttaaaataaattaattaatttggcTTCTTTGATAGTGCACCCAGAGAAAAATCTCAGAAAGCTATCCAAGATGAAATCCGTTCAGTGATCAGACAGATCACAGCTACAGTGACATTTCTGCCACTGTTGGAAGTTTCTTGTAAGTATTACACAACTTCACGTTGACTTCaatttattgggaaaaaaactAAGCTACTATTTTAAGAATTACCcctttattaaattttttcttaattatcaATATcacgtaataaaaatgagaaaagaattatAAAGCAAAAGTAAGTTATGAACATTCTAGAAAATTTGCAAAtgctgaaaaagaaaggaataaaagtatTCCACAATACTCACTCTTGATTGTTTTGATGTAAttcctttcattattttaattttttacacagttttatgtatatataagacTAAAGCTATAATTATGTCTTGCCTTTCTATCTTTGTTACTGCTTCAGTCATCAGGTATTTCCTGAATACCTACTACATGCCACGCATGGTTCTAGGCACTAGGATACATCAGTCACAGAACCAAGATGTTAGCTTTCCTTAGGTTACGTTCATGCTATCCCACGTAATTGATTATACACTtcctacaaatatttttaatggtttactctttaaagaaaaaaagaaacttgaattTTTCATAAGATAAAGTGAAAGGAGTACAATACTTACAGTACTGCAGTAAGTTTCCATTGAGGAAAAGCAGTTAACTATTAAGAGACCAGGCTGAACTCTTTTCTAACACACTGGATGGTTCGAAATGTGAGACAGGGAgggtagttttatttttgaaaaaataatgtacTTTAATGATTTTATTCCCAATTTAGGTTCATTTGATCTCCTAATTTATACAGACAAAGATTTGGTTGTACCTGAAAAATGGGAAGAGTCGGGACCACAATTCATTACCAATTCTGAGGAAGTTCGTCTTCGTTCATTTACTACCACAATTCACAAAGTAAACAGCATGGTAGCCTACAAAATTCCTGTCAATGACTGAGTCTGAGATAAGGAGAATAATGTACTTACAATTCTCAAATGTGGTTTTCCTGGAACCAGATCAACTATAGTtgatatgttttatttcattggttAATTTTTAGATGGGGAAAACTTAACATTATACTTTACTGAATCTGCATAACTGTTCCTTTTTTGGTACCTGTTTGACTTTCCATAGGATTGACAAAAGTTACTGCATACTGTTCAAAAGGGAACTAGAAGATTACATCAGTATTGTTATGTCAGTTCCTTTGAAGGTGGTAACTGTAGATGGAAAAACTTTTGCTATAAAGCTAAATCCCTTCCTAAATCAGACTGTTTCGTCAAGCATCTTGACtcagaaaatagagaaatatttaaatataaaatacagcaaAAGAAATATGAATATTCAGAATCTTTGTTTAGGTCTGAAAGTAACTGATAGTCCATAGTAATTAAATATTGCTTCTATTAGGTCCTTTTgccatttatttcatttgtatagTTTCCATATTGaaattttttccaattatttgattttaatttatataacttGAACCTGTAAAGCCCTGGATATTTCTACTGTTTAAATTCCATTCTTAAAAATGTCTTTGTATGTTTTATAAAATCAAGCTTTAAatgacaaatacaaaataaagttaaatgtgTATGTTTTAAGTTTGTCTTAAAATAtcttaagatatttttattttggtatggTGTTGATACAGTTAAATAGTTATGGTGGATTCAGTACAGCGTATTATTTCTTGTGCCTGCTATGTTGCAGGGACTAAGGGTACAGAAGTTAAGTCTTAAGGTACTTTCAATTTAATGGACAGGCTTTTATGTACCCCCTTCATCTCATAAGAGtagatttaaaacaaacattgtTCTTCGTGTAAAATGATAAATATCATTTGGAATTAATTCAAGTTTAGCAAATGTTGGCTTGTAGAACCTTTTTATACTCTTAGCCTTACTGTCAGCCTAATTTTTCTTATACAGTTGAGCCTTGAGCAATGCAGGGTTAGAGCACTGACCCTCCAAGCAGTTGAAAATCTCAGTAAAATTATAGCCAGCGTATCTGTAGTTACTCCATGGGTTCAACCCACTGCAGATGGTGTAGTACTggagtatttactattgaaaaatatccgAGAATAAGCAGACCTGAGCAGTTCAAACcgtgttgtttaagggtcaaaTGTATACTTAAACACCAGGGTTATTCCTGTGCCTTCATTTATTCTCTCATCATGTATATTCTTTCAGTTCTTACCTATTTTTCTAAGGTCAGTTTAAGGCAAACTTCTAAAAAGTCTTGTAAGCACTTAGTGTAAGAtctttacatatattcatttaaccTTCACTATTAAGTAAATACGCATAGCCtgtatccattcattcaaaaGTTACATAGTGAGCATCTATGACTGCAGAATACTGTGTGCCAAGTGCCAAGATGAATGAAACAAAATCGTGGCCTTTCTGAAACTTGAAATCTTAGGAAGGACAGGAAAATACATGGTGAAGGACCATGAAGTTACCAAATAGGTTGATTTCATtatgtatttgtctttgttattTCACCTGGATAGTCTTACCTCTTTGACTCATTTGTGTGCTTGTTAAGAATTAAGGGCAATGTCCTACATTCTTTCATCTCTTAGTGCTAGACAAGTAGGTGCCTATGTTTGGTGACGGGTATGGTGAATGCTCTTGGGAAAGCCCATTCCCTAAACAGTCGTTGAAGCTATCTAGCTGAGGTCCAcccacaagtttttttttttttccttgaataagAAAAGTAGCTATGCAGAAATGGAAATCACACTGATTTAGGGATGGACAAGAGTCAAGTTTCCAAACAGCGTGAGGTATACAATAGACTCCATTAAGATTAAAACATTTGAATGTTTGGCTGTTCATAACCTGTTAACATTTGAAATACACGTTAAGAAGGAAAGCAAAAATAGAACTTGAATAAAAATATGGAGACAGTTGAAAATTATCATCCTATTTTAAGGAAATATGTTTGAAAATCTTTATATAAAGCAATGGCTGCTTCGGGAAACACTGAATGCCCC
The Camelus bactrianus isolate YW-2024 breed Bactrian camel chromosome 2, ASM4877302v1, whole genome shotgun sequence genome window above contains:
- the MAD2L1 gene encoding mitotic spindle assembly checkpoint protein MAD2A, with amino-acid sequence MALQLSREQGITLRGSAEIVAEFFSFGINSILYQRGIYPSETFTRVQKYGLTLLVTTDPELIKYLNNVVEQLKEWLYKCSVQKLVVVISNIESGEVLERWQFDIECDKTAKDDSAPREKSQKAIQDEIRSVIRQITATVTFLPLLEVSCSFDLLIYTDKDLVVPEKWEESGPQFITNSEEVRLRSFTTTIHKVNSMVAYKIPVND